From Ammoniphilus oxalaticus, the proteins below share one genomic window:
- a CDS encoding MutS family DNA mismatch repair protein, with translation MYNAEHEYQIRERRYFIQYTQADRKCKNLSNSRLIAFLGIVFGALFLYFEYRIFGGLSLALSFVAFVLFIIRHEKEKRRRKLALSLLNINRQAIDRINGKWVGFTDTGEEYRDPNHPYSVDLDIFGQASVFQWINNTFTFLGRKLLVSSLTHPEKSISRIRERQDAINELADKLDWKQHFFAEGSSSKNEMNNPEPLCKWAENENHIFRNTWLVWSIRAISLATVLSLILPFLIGIGFLYITGILLLTQFSLFVMGLRLYRNTHKMINLHHDTILNYQRLLSKIECEKFKSKYLSELKSGLIDSNGNYASRQIKELSFIVDMMSFKYSPLIYFLFNVTFLLDYHCMIALEKWKKKSGSSVRNWLTVIGRLEELSSLSTIRYDHPNWDTPELTISKQNLTAKNMGHPLLFSSDRVCNNLSIKRSGHVLLITGSNMSGKSTLLRTVGLNLVLAYAGAPVCASDFKCSIMDIYTSMRVNDNLEKKISSFYAELLRIKDIIQEANKGNSILFLLDEIFRGTNSKDRHIGATAVIKKLSKMGAVGLVSTHDLELSEIEMDKEIDVDNFHFSERYVDNQIIFDYKLSPGVSKTTNALYLIRMIGIDEL, from the coding sequence ATGTATAATGCGGAACATGAGTATCAAATACGTGAAAGGAGATATTTTATACAATATACTCAGGCCGATCGGAAATGTAAAAACTTAAGCAATTCGCGGTTGATTGCATTTTTAGGGATTGTTTTTGGCGCGCTATTTCTTTACTTTGAATATCGTATTTTTGGAGGTTTGTCCTTAGCTCTCTCTTTTGTTGCATTTGTCCTTTTTATTATTCGACATGAAAAAGAAAAACGACGGAGGAAATTGGCTCTTTCCCTTTTAAATATCAATCGGCAAGCAATTGACAGAATTAATGGAAAATGGGTTGGATTCACGGATACCGGAGAGGAGTATAGGGATCCAAACCATCCGTATAGCGTTGATTTAGATATATTTGGACAAGCTTCAGTATTTCAGTGGATTAATAACACCTTTACATTTTTAGGAAGAAAACTCTTGGTAAGTTCCTTGACTCACCCAGAGAAAAGTATTTCAAGAATTAGGGAAAGACAAGATGCAATTAATGAACTTGCTGATAAGCTCGATTGGAAACAACACTTTTTTGCGGAAGGTAGTTCAAGTAAAAATGAAATGAACAACCCTGAGCCGTTATGTAAATGGGCAGAAAATGAAAACCACATATTCAGAAATACCTGGTTGGTATGGAGTATCCGAGCCATTTCGTTAGCTACAGTGCTATCGCTCATTTTGCCCTTTCTAATTGGCATAGGCTTTCTTTATATAACAGGGATACTGTTACTTACTCAATTCAGTTTATTTGTTATGGGGTTAAGATTGTATAGGAATACTCATAAGATGATAAACCTGCATCATGATACGATCCTTAATTACCAAAGACTACTAAGTAAAATTGAATGTGAAAAATTCAAATCCAAGTATCTATCTGAGCTTAAATCAGGTCTAATTGACTCGAATGGTAATTATGCCTCCAGGCAAATTAAAGAATTATCTTTTATTGTTGATATGATGAGTTTCAAATATAGTCCATTGATCTACTTTTTATTCAATGTAACTTTCTTATTAGATTACCACTGCATGATTGCGCTTGAAAAGTGGAAGAAAAAGTCGGGGTCTAGCGTACGTAATTGGCTTACTGTTATTGGCAGGTTAGAGGAATTATCGAGCTTATCGACAATACGATACGATCATCCTAATTGGGACACCCCGGAGTTGACGATATCCAAACAAAATCTCACCGCAAAAAATATGGGACATCCACTTTTATTTTCAAGTGATCGTGTCTGTAATAACCTATCAATAAAGAGAAGTGGCCATGTTTTATTGATCACAGGATCAAATATGTCTGGAAAAAGTACGTTATTAAGGACTGTTGGCTTAAATTTGGTTTTGGCATATGCAGGGGCGCCTGTTTGCGCAAGTGATTTTAAGTGCTCCATAATGGACATTTATACATCCATGAGAGTGAATGATAATTTGGAAAAAAAGATTTCTTCCTTTTATGCTGAACTACTAAGAATAAAAGACATTATCCAAGAAGCTAACAAGGGAAACTCCATCCTTTTTTTATTAGATGAAATTTTTAGAGGAACAAATTCTAAAGACAGGCATATTGGAGCAACCGCGGTCATAAAAAAATTAAGCAAAATGGGCGCCGTGGGACTTGTATCAACACACGATCTTGAATTGAGTGAGATTGAGATGGATAAAGAGATAGATGTAGACAATTTTCACTTTTCAGAAAGATATGTAGATAATCAAATCATATTTGATTATAAATTATCCCCTGGAGTGTCTAAAACTACTAATGCCCTTTACTTAATTAGGATGATTGGTATTGATGAGCTTTAA
- a CDS encoding DUF6036 family nucleotidyltransferase encodes MFENQQQVINTLLELDFDLDEKNLKEKVHFCIFGGTAFLFFSQRFRATSDIDVLFLNKVMNNDVIKIFNEYDINNQMQGIVGVPEDYMNRAYELSGFKNLKVFVAHPIDLVISKLIRGDMRDATDV; translated from the coding sequence ATGTTTGAAAATCAGCAGCAGGTAATAAATACTTTATTAGAACTTGACTTTGATTTAGATGAAAAGAATCTTAAAGAAAAAGTTCATTTTTGTATTTTTGGCGGAACAGCATTCTTATTTTTCAGCCAAAGATTCCGTGCTACATCGGATATTGATGTCCTTTTCCTAAACAAAGTAATGAATAATGATGTCATCAAAATCTTCAATGAATATGACATTAATAATCAGATGCAGGGTATTGTCGGAGTACCAGAAGATTATATGAATCGCGCCTATGAATTGAGTGGATTTAAAAATTTAAAGGTATTTGTAGCCCATCCAATCGATTTAGTTATTTCAAAATTAATACGCGGAGATATGCGTGATGCTACGGATGTGTAG
- a CDS encoding DUF6147 family protein, protein MSLFKKIALLLLAVMMVTTGVIVQDGSAAKEIELPAAPTEGAPSKDLSNGQANKFYDNTIQATEYLMRSQSSIAKASSSQVTVSGSTRAYSSVNTIGIDLYLQRWDESKGKWIEIGYIGEFKNINSSIVTAEKKTNIVSGYYYRTRAYHWINKGGLIESDNTYSTYILVN, encoded by the coding sequence GTGAGTTTGTTTAAAAAAATAGCGCTATTATTATTAGCTGTTATGATGGTTACTACAGGTGTGATCGTTCAGGACGGTAGCGCCGCTAAAGAGATAGAACTTCCCGCAGCGCCAACAGAAGGGGCGCCTTCAAAAGATCTTTCTAATGGTCAAGCGAATAAGTTCTATGATAACACTATACAAGCTACTGAATATTTAATGCGAAGCCAAAGTTCGATTGCTAAAGCATCATCAAGTCAAGTAACTGTTAGTGGAAGTACAAGAGCATATTCTTCTGTAAATACTATTGGCATTGACTTATATCTACAAAGATGGGACGAATCTAAGGGAAAATGGATAGAAATAGGTTACATTGGGGAATTTAAAAATATTAATTCTTCCATAGTCACGGCAGAGAAAAAAACAAATATCGTAAGCGGTTATTACTATCGGACTCGCGCTTATCATTGGATAAATAAGGGCGGATTAATTGAAAGTGATAATACTTATTCAACTTACATACTTGTAAACTAA
- a CDS encoding SulP family inorganic anion transporter, which yields MSTLKQEWFGNARSDILAGIVAGLALIPESLAFAFIMGVDPRVAIYASFTISVVTSFVGGRPGLISAATGAMALVLVSLMANHGLQYVLAATILTGLTQFILGGLGVANLMRFVPNSVMLGFVNALGIMIFMTQLPYIWGASSMTYLFAIVTLILVYVIPRFFTAIPAPLITIVLMTSIALISGVGLQTVGDIGTMPNTLPTFFLPDIPLNLETLKIILPYSLALSIVGLLESLLTSQVLDDMTDSSSNKNREARGQGIANFINGFFGGMAGCALIGQSIVNVKSGGRGRLSTLTAGVFLMFLIILLGDVVIKIPMPVLAGVMIMISFTTFNWGSFQFLKQAPKSESLIMLITVAIILYTKNLAIGVVFGIVLSSLSFVAKISRINVIQKRNRYEIKGPLFFASTTKFIQSFDNVSESEIVINFENSQVWDESAIGAISKVKQNLEQKGVKVQIQGLNSSSEQLT from the coding sequence ATGTCTACTTTAAAACAAGAGTGGTTTGGGAATGCGCGCTCCGATATTTTGGCAGGTATTGTTGCGGGATTGGCGCTCATTCCTGAATCATTAGCTTTTGCATTTATTATGGGTGTTGATCCGCGTGTTGCGATCTATGCTTCGTTTACCATTTCGGTTGTTACTTCATTTGTAGGCGGTCGACCTGGTTTGATTTCAGCAGCGACCGGGGCGATGGCTTTAGTTCTTGTCAGCCTAATGGCGAATCATGGACTACAATATGTACTCGCGGCTACCATTTTAACAGGACTTACTCAATTTATACTCGGAGGATTGGGTGTGGCCAATTTAATGCGCTTTGTACCCAATTCCGTCATGCTTGGCTTTGTAAATGCGCTCGGGATTATGATTTTCATGACGCAACTGCCTTATATATGGGGAGCAAGTAGCATGACCTATCTCTTTGCGATTGTGACATTAATTTTAGTGTACGTGATCCCGCGGTTTTTCACTGCAATTCCCGCGCCGCTGATTACGATTGTTCTCATGACAAGTATCGCGCTGATCAGTGGCGTCGGGTTACAAACGGTCGGCGATATCGGGACGATGCCAAATACGTTACCGACTTTCTTTTTGCCAGATATTCCACTTAACTTGGAAACGTTAAAAATTATTTTACCTTATTCTTTAGCTTTATCGATTGTTGGTTTGTTGGAATCGTTACTGACATCCCAAGTGTTGGACGATATGACTGATTCATCGAGTAATAAAAATAGGGAAGCGCGCGGACAAGGGATCGCCAATTTCATTAATGGTTTTTTCGGGGGGATGGCAGGTTGCGCCTTGATTGGTCAATCGATCGTCAATGTTAAATCGGGTGGACGCGGCCGCTTATCGACATTGACCGCAGGTGTATTTTTGATGTTTTTAATTATCCTGTTAGGCGATGTTGTTATCAAAATTCCGATGCCCGTGCTTGCCGGCGTGATGATTATGATCAGTTTCACAACATTTAATTGGGGTTCGTTTCAATTTTTGAAACAAGCGCCTAAATCGGAATCTTTGATTATGCTGATTACCGTTGCAATTATCTTATATACAAAAAATTTAGCAATTGGTGTTGTTTTTGGTATTGTATTGAGCTCGTTATCCTTTGTTGCAAAGATTTCTCGTATCAACGTTATACAGAAACGGAATAGATACGAGATAAAGGGTCCCTTGTTTTTTGCATCAACGACTAAATTTATTCAGTCATTCGACAACGTTTCAGAAAGTGAAATCGTGATTAATTTTGAAAACAGTCAGGTGTGGGATGAATCTGCAATTGGTGCAATATCTAAAGTAAAACAGAACCTTGAACAAAAAGGCGTGAAGGTACAAATTCAAGGGTTAAATTCCTCAAGTGAACAATTAACATAG
- a CDS encoding type II toxin-antitoxin system death-on-curing family toxin gives MIVGLTANDIRLIHDIMLETYGGIPGIKDPGMLDYIAEKPFYGPFGLKGEAFPGLFLKAAIYMESIATLHCFNDAHKRTSIGCAEMFLNFNGYELDMHEGELFDLAIEIATKEKDIHQIAEWIEQHAVQIKDDK, from the coding sequence TTGATCGTTGGATTAACAGCCAACGATATTCGCCTCATACATGACATCATGCTCGAAACGTACGGAGGCATACCGGGAATAAAAGATCCTGGTATGCTTGATTACATAGCAGAAAAGCCGTTTTACGGCCCATTCGGATTAAAGGGAGAAGCATTCCCTGGTCTATTTTTAAAGGCAGCCATCTACATGGAATCCATTGCAACCTTGCATTGTTTTAACGATGCTCATAAACGAACGTCAATAGGTTGTGCTGAGATGTTTTTAAACTTTAATGGGTATGAGCTAGATATGCACGAGGGCGAACTGTTTGACCTAGCAATAGAGATCGCGACGAAGGAAAAAGATATTCATCAAATCGCTGAATGGATCGAACAACATGCTGTTCAAATTAAAGACGATAAGTAA
- a CDS encoding SLOG family protein yields MKIAVAIDGSENALRAAKHAILLDNSDGLLLVYDEENEASPKFLKKEAESKKENANYQIITVNFNDLQDIIEEENARNYL; encoded by the coding sequence ATGAAAATTGCTGTAGCAATTGACGGATCAGAAAATGCTTTACGTGCAGCAAAACACGCGATTCTATTGGATAATAGTGACGGTCTTCTTTTAGTGTACGATGAGGAGAATGAAGCTTCCCCGAAATTTTTAAAAAAGGAAGCGGAATCGAAAAAAGAGAATGCAAATTATCAAATCATAACTGTTAACTTTAATGACCTTCAGGATATTATCGAAGAAGAAAACGCAAGAAATTATTTATGA
- a CDS encoding helix-turn-helix domain-containing protein produces MYDSKNYTLYDIKIATGISKSTLYRYLDDHARSLSEGKD; encoded by the coding sequence ATGTATGACAGTAAAAATTACACGCTGTATGACATAAAAATAGCGACTGGAATTAGTAAATCTACTTTATATCGTTATTTAGATGATCACGCTAGATCGTTATCTGAGGGGAAAGATTAG
- a CDS encoding helix-turn-helix domain-containing protein gives MELQSKFLSHSSTFTLQAAKQQGKSIGRPRKTDDNLQRAFQMYDSKKYTLYDIKEATGISKSTLYRYLDDRARSLSEENE, from the coding sequence ATGGAATTACAGTCTAAATTCCTAAGCCATTCTTCAACCTTTACGCTGCAAGCGGCAAAACAGCAGGGTAAATCGATTGGTCGTCCACGAAAAACGGATGACAATTTACAGCGCGCTTTTCAAATGTATGACAGTAAAAAATATACGCTATATGACATCAAAGAAGCGACTGGAATTAGTAAGTCTACTTTATATCGTTACTTGGATGATCGTGCTAGATCGTTATCCGAGGAGAATGAGTAG
- a CDS encoding universal stress protein — translation MRVAVAVDGSENALRAAQHAITIVKCLPEAQLEVIYVSDYNKAKEERLLSQSPESLVLKREQKMLPIIELAKEAGVVAKVNMLKGSPSDEIIEYVKLRQ, via the coding sequence GTGAGGGTTGCTGTAGCAGTTGATGGATCAGAAAATGCTCTGCGCGCGGCACAACACGCGATTACGATCGTGAAATGCTTACCAGAAGCGCAGTTAGAAGTAATCTATGTATCCGATTATAATAAGGCGAAAGAGGAGCGACTGTTATCGCAAAGTCCAGAGAGCCTAGTCTTAAAGCGAGAGCAAAAAATGCTTCCGATTATAGAACTCGCAAAAGAGGCTGGAGTGGTGGCAAAGGTTAACATGTTAAAAGGGAGTCCGAGCGATGAAATCATAGAGTATGTGAAGTTACGTCAATAA